From the genome of Deinococcus sp. JMULE3, one region includes:
- a CDS encoding enoyl-CoA hydratase/isomerase family protein encodes MTTAQLTAPGAYPGLTLQLHDGGILEVVIRSDKTLNSVNADAHRALTRVWRDIDDTPGIRCVLVRGDGRGFSSGGDFTLIEEMSSDFTALTRVWKEARDLVYNVINCSKPIVSAIHGPCVGAGLAVALLADVSITAHTARLLDGHVRLGVAAGDHAAIIWPLLCGLNKAKYHLMTGEPVSGIEAERIGLVSLTVPDDELMDRAWKVARQLASGSPTATRWTKYALNNWLRQAGPTFDASLALEFLGFTGPDVREGLSSLREKRAPNFADDAPL; translated from the coding sequence ATGACCACAGCCCAGCTCACCGCGCCCGGCGCGTACCCCGGCCTGACCCTCCAGCTGCACGACGGCGGCATCCTGGAGGTCGTCATCCGCAGCGACAAGACCCTGAACAGCGTCAACGCCGACGCGCACCGCGCCCTCACCCGCGTGTGGCGCGACATCGACGACACCCCAGGCATCCGCTGCGTCCTCGTACGCGGCGACGGACGAGGGTTCAGCAGCGGCGGGGACTTCACCCTGATCGAGGAAATGAGCAGCGACTTCACCGCCCTCACCCGCGTCTGGAAAGAAGCCCGCGACCTCGTGTACAACGTCATCAACTGCAGCAAACCTATCGTCAGCGCCATCCACGGCCCCTGCGTCGGCGCCGGACTCGCCGTCGCCCTCCTCGCCGACGTCAGCATCACCGCGCACACCGCCCGCCTCCTCGACGGCCACGTCCGCCTGGGTGTCGCCGCCGGAGACCACGCCGCGATCATCTGGCCCCTCCTGTGCGGCCTGAACAAAGCCAAATACCACCTCATGACCGGCGAACCCGTCAGCGGCATCGAAGCCGAACGCATCGGCCTCGTCAGCCTCACCGTCCCCGACGACGAACTCATGGACCGCGCCTGGAAAGTCGCCCGGCAACTCGCCAGCGGCAGCCCCACCGCCACCCGCTGGACCAAATACGCCCTCAACAACTGGCTCAGACAGGCCGGACCCACCTTCGACGCCAGCCTCGCCCTCGAATTCCTCGGCTTCACCGGCCCCGACGTCCGCGAAGGCCTCAGCAGCCTCCGCGAAAAACGCGCACCCAACTTCGCGGACGACGCGCCGCTGTAA
- a CDS encoding ferritin-like domain-containing protein, producing the protein MSNAMNRRKFLGAAGAVTATGLLAGCTPAMSATPKPNLDATIFNFALNLEYLEAAFYLAAVGRLQELDAAGGDSSKVILPAGFTGKNGNGVPFASAEVRAYAEEVATDELNHVKIIRKVLGAGAVAQPTLDLGPAFVAAGKAASGGAIDNFNPFANDLFFLHGAFIFEDVGVSAYKGAARLLSDTKPGGNLENAAGILAVEAYHSGMIRTLLYQQRNTDVTSTLKVSDVVQAISNLRDSVDGASDMDQGIVEGGKANIVLADANGIAYSRTPRQVGNIVFLSVGATKGGFYPDGLSGNFASILAL; encoded by the coding sequence ATGTCCAACGCCATGAATCGCCGTAAGTTCCTGGGGGCCGCCGGGGCCGTCACCGCCACTGGTCTGCTCGCCGGGTGCACGCCCGCCATGAGCGCCACCCCCAAACCGAACCTGGACGCCACGATCTTCAACTTCGCGCTGAACCTGGAGTACCTGGAAGCGGCGTTCTACCTCGCGGCCGTGGGTCGCCTGCAGGAACTGGACGCCGCGGGCGGTGACAGCAGCAAGGTGATCCTGCCCGCGGGCTTCACCGGCAAGAACGGGAACGGCGTGCCGTTCGCCTCCGCCGAGGTGCGCGCCTACGCCGAAGAGGTCGCGACGGACGAACTGAACCACGTGAAGATCATCCGCAAGGTCCTGGGTGCGGGCGCCGTCGCGCAGCCCACCCTGGACCTGGGTCCGGCGTTCGTCGCGGCGGGCAAGGCCGCGTCGGGCGGGGCGATCGACAACTTCAACCCGTTCGCGAACGACCTGTTCTTCCTGCACGGCGCGTTCATCTTCGAGGACGTGGGCGTCAGCGCGTACAAGGGCGCGGCGCGCCTGCTGAGCGACACGAAGCCGGGCGGCAACCTGGAGAACGCGGCGGGCATCCTGGCCGTCGAGGCGTACCACTCGGGCATGATCCGCACCCTGCTGTACCAGCAGCGCAACACGGACGTGACCTCCACCCTGAAGGTCAGTGACGTCGTGCAAGCGATCAGCAACCTGCGTGACAGCGTGGACGGCGCCAGCGACATGGACCAGGGCATCGTCGAGGGCGGCAAGGCGAACATCGTCCTGGCCGACGCGAACGGCATCGCGTACAGCCGCACGCCCCGTCAGGTGGGGAACATCGTGTTCCTGTCCGTCGGCGCCACGAAGGGCGGCTTCTACCCCGACGGTCTCAGCGGGAACTTCGCCTCGATCCTCGCGCTGTAA
- a CDS encoding metalloregulator ArsR/SmtB family transcription factor — protein MSADLTARAGLFRALSHPARLSLLRLVWTREASGDELARLMNLAPATVSHHLAQLTEAGLILTRQDGHHRLHRAHAAALDLNLADVVRGAAPAPTPDDPYRDRVLRAFLKGGRLTTLPAQRKKKDVILHELVTLFEHGRHYPEAEVNAVLLDVYADVSTLRREMIGLGVLNRERGVYWRPEPDTAPSSQGDAR, from the coding sequence ATGAGCGCCGACCTCACCGCCCGCGCTGGCCTGTTCCGCGCGCTGTCCCACCCCGCGCGCCTCAGCCTCCTGCGCCTCGTCTGGACGCGCGAGGCCAGCGGCGACGAACTCGCCCGCCTGATGAACCTGGCGCCCGCCACCGTCAGCCACCACCTCGCGCAGCTCACCGAGGCCGGACTGATCCTCACCCGCCAGGACGGCCACCACCGCCTGCACCGCGCGCACGCGGCCGCGCTGGACCTGAACCTCGCGGACGTCGTGCGCGGCGCCGCCCCCGCCCCCACCCCCGACGACCCCTACCGCGACCGCGTGCTGCGCGCCTTTCTCAAGGGCGGTCGCCTGACCACCCTGCCCGCCCAGCGCAAGAAGAAGGACGTCATCCTGCACGAACTCGTCACCCTGTTCGAGCACGGCCGCCACTACCCGGAAGCCGAGGTGAACGCCGTCCTGCTCGACGTGTACGCCGACGTGTCCACCCTGCGCCGCGAGATGATCGGTCTGGGCGTCCTGAACCGCGAACGGGGCGTGTACTGGCGGCCTGAGCCGGACACCGCCCCCTCGTCCCAGGGGGACGCCCGCTAG
- the ispF gene encoding 2-C-methyl-D-erythritol 2,4-cyclodiphosphate synthase: MSSWPFRVGFGEDAHRLEAGRRLVLGGVDVPHAELGAVAHSDGDAVLHVVADALLSGLAMGDIGQYFPDTAEQWRGMDSRVIVERALALVQERGWVPVNVAVVVTLDRPKLGPLRAEIARSVAALLSLPEGDVGISFKTSEGLAPLHVQTRATVLLARVEAAPGVSGE, encoded by the coding sequence ATGAGTTCGTGGCCGTTCAGGGTTGGGTTCGGGGAGGACGCGCACCGTCTGGAGGCGGGGCGGCGGCTGGTGCTGGGCGGCGTGGACGTCCCGCACGCGGAGCTGGGTGCGGTGGCGCACAGTGACGGGGACGCGGTTCTGCACGTGGTGGCGGACGCGCTGCTGTCGGGTCTGGCGATGGGGGATATCGGGCAGTACTTTCCGGATACCGCCGAGCAGTGGCGCGGGATGGATTCGCGCGTGATCGTGGAGCGGGCGCTGGCGCTGGTGCAGGAGCGGGGCTGGGTGCCGGTGAACGTGGCGGTCGTGGTGACGCTGGACCGCCCGAAGCTGGGGCCGCTGCGTGCGGAGATCGCCCGGTCGGTCGCGGCGCTGCTCTCGCTGCCCGAGGGGGACGTGGGCATCAGTTTCAAGACGTCGGAGGGCCTGGCGCCGCTGCACGTGCAGACGCGCGCGACGGTGCTGCTGGCCCGCGTGGAAGCGGCGCCGGGGGTCAGCGGTGAGTGA
- a CDS encoding aminopeptidase, with product MTSSDFQTRLARYAELLVRTGVNLPQGGRVRISALVEATELVRLVARAAYRAGAQDVRVTYLDPHLNLALYEDGTDDAVQYLPAWFAQEAEAMVADGYAAIGIIGEDPSLLAGVDAGRIASRSKATAQAMRRVSEASGSFRVNWTVGAMATPAWAARVYPDLPQEEAVARLWDDIFTVTRADQPDPVAAWDAHLTRLERLTTHLNGRQYAAVHLRSDLGTDLTVGLARNHVWQGGAETAQNGVRGVPNLPTDEVFTAPHRDRVDGVAVASKPLSARGQLIEGIRMRFEGGRAVEVSATRGEDTLKALIATDDGAARLGEVALVPASAPVAQTGTLFLNTLFDENAASHIALGRCYPTNVQGGTDPATLKDAGGNDDSLIHVDWMIGTPATDVDGITHDGTREPLMRAGEWVIEGL from the coding sequence ATGACCTCAAGTGATTTTCAGACGCGACTGGCGCGCTACGCCGAACTGCTCGTCCGGACCGGCGTGAACCTCCCGCAGGGTGGCCGGGTGCGGATCAGCGCGCTCGTCGAGGCGACCGAACTGGTGCGGCTGGTGGCGCGCGCCGCTTACCGCGCCGGAGCGCAGGACGTGCGCGTCACGTACCTGGACCCGCACCTGAACCTCGCGCTGTACGAGGACGGCACCGACGACGCCGTGCAGTACCTGCCCGCGTGGTTCGCGCAGGAGGCCGAGGCGATGGTCGCGGACGGGTACGCGGCCATCGGGATCATCGGTGAGGACCCGTCCCTCCTGGCAGGCGTGGACGCGGGGCGCATCGCGTCGCGCAGCAAGGCCACCGCGCAGGCCATGCGCCGGGTCAGCGAGGCGAGCGGCAGCTTCCGCGTGAACTGGACGGTCGGCGCGATGGCCACCCCCGCCTGGGCCGCCCGCGTGTACCCGGACCTGCCGCAGGAGGAGGCCGTGGCCCGCCTGTGGGACGACATCTTCACCGTCACCCGCGCCGATCAGCCCGACCCGGTCGCCGCGTGGGACGCGCACCTGACCCGCCTGGAGCGCCTGACCACCCACCTGAACGGCAGGCAGTACGCCGCCGTGCACCTGCGCAGCGACCTGGGCACCGACCTGACCGTGGGCCTCGCCCGGAACCACGTGTGGCAGGGCGGCGCGGAAACCGCGCAGAACGGCGTGCGTGGCGTGCCGAACCTCCCCACCGACGAGGTGTTCACCGCCCCGCACCGGGACCGCGTGGACGGCGTGGCGGTCGCCAGCAAACCCCTGAGTGCGCGCGGACAGCTGATCGAGGGCATCCGCATGCGCTTCGAGGGAGGCCGCGCCGTCGAGGTCAGCGCCACGCGCGGCGAGGACACCCTGAAAGCCCTGATCGCCACCGACGACGGCGCCGCCCGCCTGGGCGAGGTGGCCCTGGTGCCCGCCAGCGCGCCCGTCGCGCAGACCGGCACGCTGTTCCTGAACACCCTGTTCGACGAGAACGCCGCGTCACACATCGCGCTGGGACGCTGCTACCCCACGAACGTGCAGGGCGGCACCGACCCCGCCACGCTGAAGGACGCCGGGGGCAACGACGACAGCCTGATCCACGTGGACTGGATGATCGGTACGCCCGCCACCGACGTGGACGGCATCACCCATGACGGTACCCGCGAACCGCTCATGCGCGCGGGTGAATGGGTCATCGAGGGGCTGTAA
- a CDS encoding diguanylate cyclase domain-containing protein, translating to MTHPHLEDDLFHLLPLPGLRWPAHAPTHAQPNPAYQRTYHPGALPAPVTTWADGTHQTRLLTHTGERRVCRLNLRSLPNGDRILLLEDVHSYHLDPVTHLPDRDALLHDAAQTHGVTTLATLRLPPLHDHRRQLGDAPVDQALRRAARELKTAARDWNASAYRTGTHDFTLLSPQALTPDQLAPVTRRIHEHLSALGRTPEPRVGLSDAPHDGRTLADLLAAAQDRAGTHPTRRPLDSLKRLLNPTPTHPMLAL from the coding sequence ATGACCCACCCCCACCTCGAAGACGACCTGTTCCACCTGCTCCCCCTGCCCGGCCTGCGCTGGCCCGCCCACGCCCCCACCCACGCCCAGCCCAACCCCGCCTACCAGCGCACCTACCACCCCGGCGCCCTGCCCGCCCCCGTCACCACCTGGGCGGACGGCACCCACCAGACCCGCCTGCTCACCCACACCGGCGAGCGGCGCGTGTGCCGCCTGAACCTCCGCAGCCTCCCGAACGGGGACCGCATCCTGCTCCTCGAGGACGTTCACAGCTACCACCTCGACCCCGTCACGCACCTGCCCGACCGGGACGCGCTGCTGCACGACGCCGCCCAGACGCACGGCGTCACCACCCTCGCCACTCTGCGCCTGCCCCCCCTGCACGACCACCGCCGCCAGCTGGGCGACGCGCCCGTCGATCAGGCCCTGCGCCGCGCCGCCCGCGAACTGAAAACCGCCGCGCGCGACTGGAACGCCAGCGCGTACCGCACCGGCACGCACGACTTCACCCTCCTGAGCCCTCAGGCTCTCACGCCCGACCAGCTCGCCCCGGTCACGCGGCGCATCCACGAGCACCTGAGCGCCCTGGGCCGCACCCCCGAACCCAGAGTCGGCCTGAGCGACGCCCCGCACGACGGCCGCACCCTGGCCGACCTGCTCGCCGCCGCGCAGGACCGCGCCGGAACCCACCCCACCCGCCGCCCCCTGGACAGCCTGAAACGCCTCCTGAACCCCACCCCCACCCACCCCATGCTCGCCCTGTAA
- a CDS encoding CAP domain-containing protein encodes MTRAWWVVGLVSAVLVGCGGGGAPDPEAETVGPVTVTVKDKFYGVDFSYTTSASFRPLRSPLPGFEPSVAETAMLAAINVERARGGSCGGARFPVARPLVFEGHLMKAARGYAQELADSGRMEVPHRSVRDGRVPSQRMVDAGYRPVPPANVEWVFEESLAAGEGFTDPAEVIAAWKDSPSHCRALFENIGNGAVARVDGAAGTYWVLNIAGWENE; translated from the coding sequence ATGACGCGTGCGTGGTGGGTGGTGGGGCTGGTGTCGGCGGTGCTGGTGGGGTGTGGTGGTGGTGGTGCGCCGGACCCGGAGGCGGAGACAGTCGGGCCGGTGACGGTCACGGTGAAGGACAAGTTCTACGGCGTGGACTTCTCGTATACGACGTCGGCGTCGTTCAGGCCGCTCCGGTCGCCACTGCCGGGCTTCGAGCCGTCCGTGGCGGAGACGGCGATGCTGGCGGCGATCAACGTGGAGCGCGCGCGGGGCGGGTCGTGCGGGGGCGCGCGGTTCCCGGTGGCCCGGCCCCTGGTGTTCGAGGGGCACCTGATGAAGGCGGCGCGGGGGTACGCGCAGGAACTCGCGGACAGTGGCCGGATGGAGGTGCCGCACCGCAGCGTGCGGGACGGGCGGGTGCCGTCGCAGCGGATGGTGGACGCCGGGTACCGGCCGGTGCCGCCTGCGAACGTGGAGTGGGTGTTCGAGGAGAGCCTCGCGGCCGGTGAGGGCTTCACGGACCCTGCCGAGGTGATCGCGGCGTGGAAGGACAGCCCGTCGCACTGCCGGGCGCTGTTCGAGAACATCGGGAACGGCGCGGTGGCGCGGGTGGACGGCGCGGCGGGGACGTACTGGGTGCTGAACATTGCGGGCTGGGAGAACGAGTAG
- a CDS encoding MerR family transcriptional regulator: protein MNELTEAAFRQSVRQFRALMTSMPEAQRADVATMCGGPEVLDALFEERGVGIGRFAALMGLPATTVRHLLREDLLHPMRVNGKFRFLLHNVIELRGVQQWQAVGLTLEDTRAFLDAQGLLGLVAQGGTMFSVQREVPDPASLPVLKADVLARLGGAIRSLEDRHAALGQQLERARALERLVQENAFGQSGSATPPT from the coding sequence GTGAATGAACTGACCGAGGCGGCGTTCCGGCAGAGTGTCCGGCAGTTCCGGGCGTTGATGACGTCCATGCCGGAGGCGCAACGCGCGGACGTGGCGACCATGTGCGGCGGCCCGGAGGTGCTGGACGCCCTCTTCGAGGAGCGGGGCGTGGGCATCGGGCGGTTCGCGGCGTTGATGGGGTTGCCCGCGACGACGGTGCGGCACCTGCTGCGCGAGGACCTGCTGCATCCCATGCGGGTGAACGGGAAGTTCCGGTTCCTGCTGCACAACGTGATCGAGTTGCGGGGCGTGCAGCAGTGGCAGGCGGTGGGGCTGACGCTGGAGGACACGCGGGCGTTCCTGGACGCGCAGGGTCTGCTGGGGCTGGTGGCGCAGGGCGGCACGATGTTCTCGGTGCAGCGCGAGGTGCCGGACCCGGCGTCCCTCCCGGTCCTGAAGGCGGACGTTCTGGCGCGGCTGGGCGGCGCGATCCGGTCGCTGGAGGACCGGCACGCGGCGCTGGGGCAGCAGCTGGAGCGGGCCCGGGCGCTGGAACGGCTGGTGCAGGAGAACGCGTTCGGGCAGTCCGGATCGGCCACGCCGCCCACCTGA
- the wrbA gene encoding NAD(P)H:quinone oxidoreductase produces the protein MTTPSPVKLAIVYYSTYGTNHAMAEAAAEAARAAGAEVRVLKVPETAPQAVIDTQDAWKAQQERSADVPTATPADLEWADAYLFSTPIRFGGAASQVRAFIDTLGGLWGTGKLANKTFSAMTSAQNPNGGQETTLQTLYVTAMHWGSIIVAPGYTDPAIFASGGNPYGASVTAGGQPLSAEDRATIAHQARRLVDVTAKLKS, from the coding sequence ATGACCACACCCAGCCCCGTCAAACTGGCCATCGTCTACTACTCCACCTACGGCACCAACCACGCCATGGCCGAAGCCGCCGCCGAGGCCGCCCGCGCCGCTGGGGCTGAGGTCCGCGTCCTGAAAGTCCCCGAAACCGCCCCCCAGGCCGTCATCGACACCCAGGACGCCTGGAAGGCCCAGCAGGAGCGCAGCGCCGACGTCCCCACCGCCACACCCGCGGACCTGGAATGGGCCGACGCGTACCTGTTCAGCACCCCCATCCGCTTCGGCGGCGCCGCCAGTCAGGTCCGCGCGTTCATCGACACCCTCGGTGGCCTGTGGGGCACCGGGAAACTCGCGAACAAGACCTTCAGCGCCATGACCAGCGCCCAGAACCCCAACGGCGGCCAGGAAACCACCCTCCAGACCCTGTACGTCACCGCCATGCACTGGGGCTCGATCATCGTCGCGCCCGGCTACACCGACCCGGCCATCTTCGCGTCCGGCGGCAACCCCTACGGCGCCAGCGTCACCGCGGGCGGCCAGCCCCTCTCGGCCGAGGACCGCGCCACCATCGCCCACCAGGCCCGGCGCCTCGTGGACGTCACCGCGAAACTCAAGAGCTGA
- a CDS encoding malate dehydrogenase — translation MTTKQPVRVAVTGAAGQIGYSLLFRIASGDMLGKDQPVILQLLEITPALKALNGVVMELRDCAFPLLADIVTSDDPMVAFKDADYALLVGAMPRKAGMERGDLLGANGGIFKPQGEALNAVASRDVKVLVVGNPANTNALIAQQNAPDLDAGQFTAMVRLDHNRAISQLAEKTGKPVSSIKNLTIWGNHSSTQYPDLSQATVDGQPALDQVDRDWYENSYISTVAKRGAAIIEARGLSSAASAASAAIDHMRDWALGTPEGEWVSMGIPSDGSYGIPEGLIYGFPVTCKNGKYEIVQGLPVSDFSRGKMDATAQELTEERDEVRKLGLVK, via the coding sequence ATGACGACCAAACAACCCGTCCGCGTTGCCGTTACCGGCGCCGCTGGCCAGATCGGCTACAGCCTTCTCTTCCGCATCGCGTCGGGCGACATGCTCGGCAAGGACCAGCCGGTCATCCTGCAACTGCTGGAGATCACGCCCGCGCTGAAGGCCCTGAACGGCGTCGTGATGGAGCTGCGTGACTGCGCGTTCCCGCTGCTGGCGGACATCGTGACGAGCGACGATCCGATGGTGGCGTTCAAGGACGCGGATTACGCGCTGCTGGTCGGTGCGATGCCCCGTAAGGCGGGCATGGAGCGCGGGGACCTGCTGGGGGCGAACGGCGGGATCTTCAAGCCGCAGGGTGAGGCGCTGAACGCCGTGGCGAGCCGTGACGTGAAGGTGCTCGTGGTGGGGAACCCCGCGAACACGAACGCGCTGATCGCTCAGCAGAACGCGCCCGACCTGGACGCGGGGCAGTTCACGGCGATGGTGCGTCTGGATCACAACCGCGCGATCAGCCAGCTGGCGGAGAAGACCGGGAAGCCCGTGAGCAGCATCAAGAACCTGACCATCTGGGGCAACCACTCCTCGACCCAGTACCCCGACCTGAGCCAGGCGACGGTGGATGGTCAGCCTGCGCTGGATCAGGTGGACCGTGACTGGTACGAGAACAGCTACATCTCCACGGTCGCCAAGCGTGGCGCGGCGATCATCGAGGCGCGCGGCCTGAGCAGCGCCGCGTCCGCCGCGAGCGCCGCGATCGACCACATGCGCGACTGGGCGCTGGGCACGCCCGAGGGCGAGTGGGTCAGCATGGGCATCCCCAGCGACGGCAGCTACGGCATTCCCGAGGGCCTGATCTACGGCTTCCCCGTGACCTGCAAGAACGGCAAGTACGAGATCGTGCAGGGCCTCCCCGTCAGCGACTTCAGCCGCGGCAAGATGGACGCCACCGCGCAGGAACTGACCGAGGAACGCGACGAAGTGCGCAAACTCGGCCTCGTGAAATAA
- the glpX gene encoding class II fructose-bisphosphatase — protein sequence MTVKRKQGAESRVDTNHFEHALVLETARVTEGAALAASRWMGMGDKNAVDGAGTEAMRELLNSLDIRGTVVIGEGEMDEAPMLYIGEKVGQGQYEVDIAVDPVEGTSVTAKGLPNGLAVIALSERGGLMHAPDCYMDKLVVPPPAAGKVNLDWPVEANLNVLAQSLERDVDDLMITILDRERHADLIRRVRAAGARVKLIGDGDVVASLQVGVRGTGVHALMGSGGAPEGVLSAAAMKCLGAEIQGRFIAEDDAMRERFKAMGVDENRVYKTNDLAPGKQMVFSATGITYGELLSGVRRFGGGARTHTLVMGYATRVVRFIDTVHLEDDGARVTIRV from the coding sequence ATGACGGTCAAGCGGAAGCAAGGCGCGGAGAGCCGCGTGGACACCAACCACTTCGAGCACGCCCTGGTCCTGGAAACGGCCCGGGTGACCGAGGGCGCCGCCCTGGCCGCCAGCCGCTGGATGGGCATGGGCGACAAGAACGCCGTGGACGGCGCGGGCACCGAAGCCATGCGCGAACTGCTGAACAGCCTGGATATCCGCGGGACGGTCGTGATCGGCGAGGGCGAGATGGACGAGGCCCCCATGCTGTACATCGGCGAGAAGGTCGGGCAGGGTCAGTACGAGGTGGACATCGCTGTGGACCCGGTCGAGGGCACCAGCGTGACCGCCAAGGGCCTCCCGAACGGACTGGCCGTGATCGCCCTGTCCGAACGGGGCGGCCTGATGCACGCGCCGGACTGCTACATGGACAAGCTGGTCGTGCCGCCCCCCGCCGCCGGGAAGGTGAACCTGGACTGGCCGGTCGAGGCGAACCTGAACGTCCTGGCGCAGAGCCTGGAACGCGACGTGGACGACCTGATGATCACGATCCTGGACCGCGAGCGGCACGCGGACCTGATCCGCCGCGTGCGGGCCGCCGGGGCGCGCGTGAAACTGATCGGGGACGGCGACGTGGTCGCCAGCCTGCAGGTGGGCGTGCGTGGCACGGGCGTGCACGCGCTGATGGGCTCGGGCGGCGCGCCCGAGGGGGTCCTGTCGGCGGCGGCCATGAAGTGCCTGGGCGCGGAGATCCAGGGCCGGTTCATCGCGGAGGACGACGCCATGCGCGAGCGCTTCAAGGCGATGGGCGTGGATGAGAACAGGGTGTACAAGACCAATGATCTGGCCCCCGGGAAGCAGATGGTGTTCAGCGCGACCGGGATCACGTACGGCGAGCTGCTCAGCGGCGTGCGGCGTTTCGGCGGCGGGGCGCGCACGCACACGCTGGTCATGGGCTACGCGACGCGCGTGGTGCGCTTCATCGATACGGTGCACCTGGAGGACGACGGGGCGCGCGTCACGATCCGCGTCTGA
- a CDS encoding tRNA (cytidine(34)-2'-O)-methyltransferase — MSDAAPGGEGPLLRVVLFEPEKAGNVGNVARTCAVLGADLHLIRPFGFHLHDREFRRAVMDYLEGVTLHEHASWTAFQGTLGAGARVWAFSTHATELHTRAGFARGDYLLFGPESRGLPAWLRDALPKLKLPQPGGGRSLNLSVAAGVAAFEAGRQIEGW, encoded by the coding sequence GTGAGTGACGCGGCGCCGGGTGGGGAGGGGCCGCTGCTGCGCGTGGTGCTGTTCGAGCCGGAGAAGGCCGGGAACGTCGGGAACGTCGCGCGGACGTGCGCGGTGCTGGGCGCGGACCTGCACCTGATCCGCCCGTTCGGCTTCCACCTGCATGACCGGGAGTTCCGCCGCGCGGTGATGGATTACCTGGAGGGCGTGACCCTGCACGAGCACGCCAGCTGGACGGCCTTCCAGGGAACGCTGGGCGCGGGCGCGCGGGTGTGGGCGTTCAGCACGCACGCGACCGAGCTGCACACCCGCGCGGGCTTCGCGCGGGGGGATTACCTGCTGTTCGGGCCGGAATCGCGCGGGCTGCCTGCGTGGCTGCGCGACGCGCTGCCGAAGCTGAAGCTGCCGCAGCCGGGCGGGGGCCGCAGCCTGAACCTGAGTGTCGCGGCGGGCGTCGCGGCATTCGAGGCGGGGCGGCAGATCGAGGGCTGGTAA